The Chryseolinea soli genome contains a region encoding:
- the ftsY gene encoding signal recognition particle-docking protein FtsY produces the protein MALFGNLFSSEKKESLDKGLEKSKESFFGKLGKALVGKSTVDDEVLDNLEEILVSSDVGVTTTLKIIERIQQRVARDKYLGTSELDRILKEEVAGLLSENNTDDIGDFETPADKKPYVIMVVGVNGVGKTTTIGKLSAQFTKKGKKVLLGAADTFRAAAVDQLKLWGERVGVPVVSKGMNTDPSAVAYDAVQAGVDQNADVIIIDTAGRLHTKVNLMAELTKIKRVMQKVIPDAPHEVLLVLDGSTGQNAMIQAREFTKATEVTALAITKLDGTAKGGVVIGISDEFKIPVKYIGVGEKVGDLQTFSKTEFVDSLFRRNSG, from the coding sequence ATGGCATTATTCGGCAACCTGTTCTCTTCCGAAAAAAAAGAATCGCTCGATAAAGGCCTGGAAAAATCCAAGGAAAGCTTCTTCGGCAAACTGGGCAAAGCCCTGGTCGGCAAATCGACCGTCGACGACGAAGTGCTCGACAACCTGGAGGAGATCCTGGTGTCGTCTGATGTGGGCGTGACCACCACCCTGAAGATCATCGAACGCATTCAACAGCGCGTGGCGCGTGATAAATACCTGGGCACCTCCGAGCTGGACCGCATCCTCAAAGAGGAGGTCGCCGGCCTGCTGTCGGAAAACAACACCGACGACATCGGAGACTTTGAAACCCCCGCGGACAAAAAGCCTTATGTGATCATGGTCGTGGGGGTGAACGGTGTGGGCAAAACCACCACCATCGGGAAGCTCTCGGCCCAGTTCACAAAAAAAGGAAAGAAAGTATTGCTGGGCGCTGCCGACACCTTCCGGGCTGCGGCCGTGGATCAATTGAAATTGTGGGGTGAGCGTGTAGGCGTGCCGGTAGTCTCAAAAGGGATGAACACCGACCCCTCTGCCGTGGCCTACGATGCCGTGCAGGCTGGCGTGGATCAGAACGCCGACGTCATCATCATCGATACGGCCGGAAGACTTCATACCAAGGTGAACCTCATGGCCGAGCTCACCAAGATCAAACGCGTCATGCAAAAAGTGATCCCCGATGCACCCCACGAAGTGTTGTTGGTTTTGGATGGGAGCACCGGTCAGAACGCCATGATCCAGGCGCGCGAGTTCACCAAGGCCACGGAGGTAACGGCGCTCGCCATCACCAAGCTCGATGGCACAGCCAAGGGCGGCGTGGTGATCGGCATTTCGGATGAATTTAAGATCCCGGTAAAATATATCGGCGTCGGCGAAAAAGTCGGCGACCTCCAGACCTTCAGCAAGACTGAATTTGTAGACTCACTTTTCCGGAGAAACAGTGGGTAG
- a CDS encoding DUF6048 family protein: MKLFYTIALLLFFSLPALAQEKEKSDTTKVKVKPDFRPTGVRFGTDAIALAKSHYDKTFKGWEFNGDIDFYRYYLAVDYGHWGRTYLSDGDSSNYTNTGNYFRVGIDVNFLKNDPDRNMFFVGFRYGVSKFSEQYSVIVVDSLWAPGTNYVYSGTYNNTDVSAHWLELTTGLRVKIWKMIWMGYTARFKFGLSTGGTPAMLPHDVPGYGLAEKDSYWGFNYQIFIRIPFRKLPTVSPEK, from the coding sequence TTGAAGTTATTCTATACCATAGCGCTTCTCCTGTTCTTCTCCCTTCCGGCGCTTGCCCAGGAAAAAGAAAAGTCAGACACGACGAAGGTCAAGGTGAAGCCTGACTTCCGGCCCACCGGGGTGCGCTTTGGCACCGACGCCATTGCTTTGGCAAAAAGCCATTATGACAAGACTTTCAAAGGCTGGGAGTTCAATGGTGACATCGACTTTTACCGCTACTATCTGGCGGTTGACTACGGCCATTGGGGGCGCACCTATCTTTCCGATGGCGACAGCAGCAACTATACGAACACCGGCAATTATTTCCGCGTAGGCATAGACGTGAATTTTCTGAAGAACGATCCGGACCGCAACATGTTCTTTGTTGGATTTCGCTATGGCGTGTCAAAATTTTCGGAACAGTATTCCGTGATTGTCGTCGACTCGCTTTGGGCCCCAGGAACTAACTATGTGTATAGCGGGACCTACAACAATACCGATGTGAGCGCACATTGGCTGGAGCTGACTACGGGACTGCGCGTAAAGATTTGGAAAATGATCTGGATGGGCTACACGGCCCGTTTCAAATTCGGTCTCAGCACCGGCGGCACACCGGCCATGTTGCCGCACGATGTGCCCGGCTATGGCCTGGCCGAAAAAGATTCGTACTGGGGCTTCAACTATCAGATCTTCATTCGCATTCCCTTCCGGAAACTACCCACTGTTTCTCCGGAAAAGTGA
- a CDS encoding DUF6452 family protein: MKKAIWFTFLAAIAISCLDNPDCFRLTNSEFGINFRVMGFGADEKTLDHAEISGTNITVVSTIASSIGLPLDPLSDTLQYVFHWTDGRKDSFLLGYNAKIQFVSADCGERHVFDGLDVRANTFDSLSIYSTKPTNPSSVNIQIFRCAHPDFFGVSFKHRLTSTTTEDSLVAIQSITSDFDAVITLPNDTLSSVYLPLNKKTDHVQYVFDFGSVGTRVLDITYTRQRRLWAVDACDTTTLFTALKVAKTTTLVGDTLHYKFLNKNTIDPAILNLETILN; the protein is encoded by the coding sequence ATGAAAAAAGCCATCTGGTTCACTTTTTTAGCTGCTATTGCCATTTCGTGCCTCGATAACCCCGATTGCTTTCGGTTGACTAACAGCGAATTCGGCATCAATTTCAGGGTCATGGGCTTTGGTGCCGACGAAAAGACGCTCGACCACGCGGAAATCTCCGGTACAAACATCACGGTAGTCTCCACCATCGCTTCCTCCATTGGCCTGCCCCTGGACCCCCTGAGCGACACATTACAATATGTTTTTCACTGGACCGACGGCCGCAAAGATTCCTTTCTTTTAGGATATAATGCCAAAATCCAATTCGTTTCCGCCGATTGCGGCGAGCGCCATGTTTTCGATGGACTCGACGTGCGGGCAAACACGTTCGATTCCCTCAGCATCTATAGTACCAAGCCCACAAATCCTTCGTCGGTAAACATTCAGATCTTTCGCTGTGCTCATCCCGATTTTTTTGGGGTGAGCTTTAAGCACAGGCTTACGTCCACCACCACGGAAGATAGCCTGGTGGCCATCCAATCGATCACATCAGATTTCGACGCTGTGATCACGCTCCCGAATGATACGCTTTCGTCGGTGTACCTGCCCCTCAACAAAAAGACAGACCACGTGCAGTATGTATTTGATTTCGGTTCGGTGGGGACCCGTGTGCTCGATATCACCTATACCCGCCAAAGAAGACTGTGGGCGGTTGACGCGTGCGATACGACTACGTTGTTTACAGCCCTGAAAGTAGCGAAGACCACCACACTGGTCGGGGACACCCTGCATTACAAATTTCTCAATAAAAACACCATAGACCCTGCTATCCTCAACCTTGAAACCATCCTAAACTAG
- the rimO gene encoding 30S ribosomal protein S12 methylthiotransferase RimO gives MKTKGTKNTKVNIVTLGCSKNLVDSEVLLTQLRGNGIDAVHESKTDDASVVVINTCGFIDNAKQESIDTILRYVDAKEEGIVDKVYVTGCLSQRYKDDLEKEIPEVDAWFGTRDLSRMLKVFKANYKHELVGERILTNPSHYAYLKISEGCDRPCSFCAIPIMRGGHISRPMEELVLEARNLAKNGTKELLLIAQDSTYYGLDLYKKRNLADLLRNLSDVEGIDWIRLHYAFPTGFPMDALEVMAERSNICKYIDIPLQHASTRMLQVMRRGTTRDKTEALLQTIREKVPGIAIRTTMIAGHPTESQQDFEEMMDFVEKSRFDRLGIFSYSHEENTHSYSLPDDVPAEVKQQRLEDVMALQEGISLELNSQKIGKTFKVLVDRKEGGNFIGRTEHDSPEVDNEVIIESPGDYLRLGDFVNVFITGATEFDLTGSAVQGAAVKS, from the coding sequence TTGAAAACGAAGGGAACCAAGAACACCAAAGTCAACATCGTCACCCTGGGCTGCTCCAAGAACCTGGTAGACTCCGAAGTACTGCTCACCCAATTGCGGGGCAACGGCATCGACGCCGTGCACGAGTCCAAAACCGACGACGCCAGCGTGGTGGTGATCAACACCTGCGGTTTCATCGATAACGCCAAACAAGAGTCCATCGACACCATTCTGCGCTATGTAGACGCCAAGGAAGAAGGGATTGTGGACAAGGTCTACGTGACCGGCTGCCTTTCGCAGCGCTACAAAGACGACCTCGAAAAAGAAATCCCCGAAGTGGACGCCTGGTTTGGCACCCGCGACCTGTCGCGCATGCTCAAGGTGTTCAAGGCCAATTACAAGCACGAACTGGTAGGCGAGCGCATACTGACCAACCCAAGCCATTATGCCTACCTGAAGATCTCCGAAGGCTGCGACCGCCCCTGTTCATTCTGCGCCATACCCATCATGCGCGGCGGCCACATTTCGCGGCCCATGGAAGAGCTGGTGCTGGAAGCCCGGAACCTGGCCAAGAACGGCACAAAAGAATTGTTGCTCATCGCCCAGGACTCCACCTACTATGGGCTTGATCTGTATAAGAAAAGAAATCTCGCCGATCTGCTCCGGAATCTTTCGGATGTGGAAGGCATCGACTGGATCCGCTTGCACTATGCCTTCCCCACCGGTTTCCCCATGGACGCCCTGGAAGTGATGGCCGAGCGCAGCAACATCTGCAAATACATCGACATCCCCCTGCAACATGCATCCACCCGGATGCTGCAAGTGATGCGGCGCGGGACCACGCGCGATAAGACGGAAGCCTTGTTGCAAACCATCCGCGAGAAAGTGCCGGGCATTGCCATCCGCACGACCATGATCGCCGGCCATCCCACGGAGAGCCAGCAAGACTTTGAGGAGATGATGGACTTTGTTGAGAAGTCCCGCTTCGACCGCCTCGGCATATTCTCCTATTCACACGAAGAAAACACACACAGCTATAGCCTGCCCGACGATGTGCCGGCAGAGGTGAAACAACAACGCCTCGAAGACGTGATGGCACTACAAGAGGGCATTTCGCTGGAGCTGAACTCGCAAAAGATCGGCAAGACCTTCAAGGTATTGGTCGACCGCAAAGAAGGCGGCAACTTCATCGGCCGCACCGAGCACGACTCGCCCGAGGTAGACAACGAAGTGATCATCGAAAGTCCCGGTGACTACCTCCGGTTGGGAGATTTTGTTAACGTATTCATAACGGGTGCTACCGAGTTTGATTTAACCGGTAGCGCGGTTCAAGGAGCGGCTGTAAAATCTTAA
- the bshC gene encoding bacillithiol biosynthesis cysteine-adding enzyme BshC, with translation MQLDKVSLADTHAFSNFFLDYLQQKETLKPFYHRFPTLENFGGQIADKKSSFTPHQREVLVTALQKQYEGFTLSPAVAENIAALKAGNTFSVTTGHQLNIFTGPLYFIFKIVTVINTCRELKARYPESNFVPVYWMASEDHDYEEIKYFKLFGKKYTWETDQKGAVGRFHTKGLDKLAQEISGDTKIFTEAYSKRKTLSAAVRHYVNALFANEGLVVIDGDDRSLKSLFVDVMREDVLRQNTKKLVDPTNTALENQGYKTQIFCRDINFFYLASGVRNRIEKQGDRFTVLESDLSFSEQEMEKIIAEEPEKLSPNVILRPLYQEMILPNVAYVGGPAEVIYWLQLKEVFDQFKTPFPMIMPRNFGMVMDHEVARKFSKTSLQLKDLFEEKNYLFNHWVLTHSPRNLTVGQERAAVTELFATLKRRAESIDTTLEPFVGAEGKRALNSLEKIERKLLRAEKRQHGDKLRQIEAVKDQLFPNGGLQERTDNFLNFYQRDPEFITRLLKTFDPLDYSFNILSYVD, from the coding sequence ATGCAGCTTGATAAGGTCTCCCTTGCTGATACCCATGCGTTCAGCAATTTCTTCCTCGACTATCTGCAGCAAAAAGAAACACTCAAACCCTTTTATCATCGTTTTCCCACCCTCGAAAATTTCGGCGGACAGATCGCGGATAAAAAGTCTTCGTTCACCCCGCATCAACGCGAGGTGTTGGTCACAGCACTGCAAAAACAATATGAAGGCTTCACGCTCTCACCGGCGGTTGCAGAAAACATTGCAGCGCTCAAAGCGGGAAATACTTTTTCGGTGACCACCGGGCACCAGCTGAATATCTTTACAGGGCCGCTGTATTTTATTTTTAAGATCGTCACGGTCATCAACACGTGCCGTGAACTGAAGGCGCGCTACCCCGAATCGAATTTCGTGCCCGTCTATTGGATGGCTTCGGAAGACCATGACTATGAAGAGATAAAATACTTCAAACTGTTTGGTAAAAAATATACTTGGGAAACCGATCAGAAAGGCGCGGTAGGACGATTCCACACCAAGGGATTGGATAAACTTGCACAGGAGATATCTGGAGACACCAAGATCTTCACGGAGGCCTATTCAAAACGAAAGACGCTGAGTGCGGCCGTAAGACACTATGTAAATGCCTTGTTTGCCAACGAAGGCCTCGTGGTCATCGATGGCGACGATCGTTCTCTAAAGTCGCTGTTCGTCGATGTGATGCGTGAGGATGTGCTTCGTCAAAACACGAAGAAGCTCGTGGATCCCACCAACACCGCGCTGGAAAATCAGGGCTACAAGACGCAGATATTTTGTCGTGATATAAATTTCTTTTACCTGGCATCCGGCGTCCGGAACCGTATCGAAAAACAAGGTGATCGCTTTACTGTATTGGAGAGCGATCTTTCTTTTTCGGAGCAGGAAATGGAAAAGATCATCGCTGAAGAACCGGAGAAGCTTAGCCCCAACGTGATCCTACGGCCGTTGTACCAGGAAATGATCCTGCCCAACGTGGCCTATGTGGGCGGTCCGGCCGAAGTGATCTACTGGCTGCAATTGAAAGAAGTGTTCGATCAGTTCAAGACCCCTTTTCCGATGATCATGCCCCGCAATTTCGGGATGGTCATGGATCACGAAGTGGCGCGCAAATTTTCCAAGACCTCGCTACAGCTCAAGGATCTGTTTGAAGAAAAGAATTACCTGTTCAATCATTGGGTACTCACGCATTCGCCGCGCAACCTCACCGTGGGCCAGGAGCGCGCTGCTGTCACCGAACTCTTTGCGACGTTGAAGCGACGGGCCGAGTCCATCGATACCACCTTGGAGCCTTTTGTGGGCGCAGAGGGAAAACGGGCTTTGAATAGCCTGGAGAAAATTGAGCGCAAGCTGCTGCGCGCCGAGAAACGCCAGCACGGCGACAAGCTCCGCCAGATCGAAGCGGTGAAAGACCAACTTTTTCCCAACGGCGGATTGCAGGAGCGCACCGACAATTTTCTCAACTTCTACCAGCGCGACCCGGAGTTTATTACTCGCCTGTTGAAAACATTCGATCCCCTGGATTACAGCTTCAACATCTTGTCGTACGTAGACTAG
- a CDS encoding 5-formyltetrahydrofolate cyclo-ligase, giving the protein MTKASLRKEFLQKRLALSEADYAQLNFQLYQIFFSSMDLSFIKVLHTFLPLQKNKEPDTWIIIDRIRREFPHILLSLPRIDQATGALENIFFEGLHQLEKNTWGIAEPKQGVPTPPQQIDMVLVPLLACDTNGQRVGYGKGFYDKFLVTCRPDCITVGISFFEPVEPIDDVNAFDVPLQYCLTPTTLHRFRQTSF; this is encoded by the coding sequence ATGACCAAAGCATCGCTGCGAAAAGAGTTTCTGCAAAAGCGGCTGGCACTCTCCGAGGCCGACTACGCGCAGTTGAATTTTCAGCTTTACCAAATTTTTTTCTCCAGCATGGACCTCTCCTTCATCAAGGTGCTGCACACCTTTTTGCCGTTGCAAAAAAATAAAGAACCCGATACGTGGATCATCATCGACCGGATACGGCGGGAGTTTCCGCATATCCTTTTGTCCCTTCCCCGCATAGACCAAGCAACAGGAGCCTTAGAGAATATTTTTTTTGAAGGCCTACACCAATTGGAAAAGAACACCTGGGGCATAGCCGAACCCAAACAAGGTGTGCCCACACCGCCGCAGCAGATCGATATGGTTTTGGTACCCCTGCTGGCGTGCGACACGAATGGGCAACGCGTTGGCTATGGCAAAGGATTTTATGACAAGTTCCTGGTGACGTGCCGACCCGATTGCATCACCGTGGGCATTTCCTTTTTTGAGCCGGTCGAACCCATCGACGACGTCAATGCGTTTGATGTGCCCTTGCAATACTGCCTCACACCGACAACGCTACACCGTTTTCGTCAAACGTCCTTTTAG
- a CDS encoding agmatine deiminase family protein produces MHPSDFRTTKLSDFKTVGLPATHTPQQLGYHFPAEFAPHTATWLSWPHKEASWPGKIETIYPIYAQFIKLVAEGEKVNINVVDEAMKAKATRHIEQAGGDFKNINIFVHPTNDAWCRDHGPAFLINPKTTQKKIIVDWGYNAWGGKYPPFDLDDRIPTHIAEHYNIPIIYPGIVMEGGSVDFNGKGTVLTTTSCLLNPNRNPTFNQKEIEEFLHQFYGVENILWLGDGVVGDDTDGHIDDITRFVNEDTVVTVVETDKQDENYEPLHENLKTLKTLRLENGKPLNIVELPLPSAVVYEDMRLPASYANFYISNKYVVVPTFRDKQDDKALQILQQCFPDRKVIGLDSLDIIWGLGSFHCLSQQEPAV; encoded by the coding sequence ATGCATCCATCCGATTTTCGAACCACTAAGCTTTCTGATTTCAAAACCGTTGGCCTTCCCGCCACGCACACCCCTCAGCAACTCGGCTATCATTTCCCCGCAGAGTTTGCACCCCACACTGCCACCTGGCTAAGCTGGCCTCACAAAGAAGCCTCCTGGCCCGGCAAGATCGAAACCATCTACCCCATCTACGCCCAGTTCATCAAGCTCGTCGCCGAGGGCGAAAAAGTTAACATCAACGTAGTCGATGAAGCGATGAAGGCGAAAGCCACGCGACACATCGAACAAGCCGGCGGCGATTTCAAAAACATCAACATCTTCGTCCACCCCACCAACGATGCCTGGTGCCGCGACCACGGCCCTGCGTTCCTGATCAACCCGAAGACTACACAAAAAAAGATCATTGTCGACTGGGGCTATAATGCCTGGGGTGGAAAATATCCTCCGTTCGACCTGGACGATCGCATTCCCACGCACATCGCAGAGCATTATAATATCCCCATTATCTACCCGGGCATCGTCATGGAAGGCGGCTCGGTAGATTTCAATGGAAAGGGCACCGTTTTGACAACGACTTCTTGTCTCCTCAACCCGAATCGGAATCCCACCTTCAATCAAAAAGAGATCGAAGAATTCCTTCATCAATTTTACGGTGTTGAAAATATTCTTTGGTTGGGCGATGGTGTTGTCGGCGACGACACCGACGGCCACATCGACGACATCACGCGCTTTGTCAATGAAGACACCGTCGTGACCGTGGTGGAAACCGATAAGCAAGACGAAAACTACGAGCCCCTCCACGAGAATCTCAAGACCTTAAAAACGCTTCGCCTCGAAAATGGCAAGCCACTCAACATTGTGGAGTTGCCGCTACCCTCGGCGGTGGTCTACGAAGACATGCGGCTTCCTGCATCGTACGCGAATTTCTATATCAGCAACAAATATGTAGTGGTCCCCACCTTCCGCGATAAGCAAGACGACAAAGCCCTGCAAATTCTGCAGCAATGCTTTCCCGACCGCAAAGTGATCGGCCTCGATTCGCTTGATATCATTTGGGGGCTGGGGTCCTTCCACTGCCTGAGCCAACAGGAGCCTGCTGTCTAA
- a CDS encoding carbon-nitrogen hydrolase, with the protein MSCTKDPGENLAKAITKIREAAAKGAQIVCLQELFTSLYFCDVEDYQNFKLAESIPGPSTDALKVVAKELGVVIIASLFEKRTEGIYHNTTAVLDADGAYLGKYRKMHIPDDPAYYEKFYFTPGDLGYKVFKTRFATIGVLICWDQWYPEAARITALMGAEILFYPTAIGWATSQDEETNTEQYNAWQTIQRSHAVANGVHVVSVNRVGFEQDGAMKFWGGSFFSNPFGSILYQASADQEEVKVLSLDLSKTDRYRTHWPFLRDRRIDSYQPITKRYIDED; encoded by the coding sequence ATGTCGTGCACCAAAGACCCGGGCGAAAATCTGGCAAAGGCGATCACCAAGATCCGCGAAGCCGCCGCGAAAGGCGCGCAGATCGTTTGCCTCCAGGAATTGTTTACTTCTTTGTACTTCTGTGATGTGGAGGATTACCAGAATTTTAAACTGGCCGAATCCATTCCCGGCCCCTCCACCGATGCCCTGAAGGTCGTGGCCAAAGAACTTGGGGTGGTCATCATCGCGTCGCTTTTCGAAAAACGCACAGAAGGCATTTATCACAATACCACCGCCGTGCTGGATGCCGATGGTGCCTACCTGGGCAAGTATCGCAAGATGCACATCCCCGATGACCCGGCGTATTATGAAAAATTCTATTTCACGCCCGGCGACCTGGGCTATAAAGTTTTCAAGACCCGGTTTGCCACCATCGGCGTGCTCATCTGCTGGGATCAATGGTACCCGGAAGCTGCCCGCATCACCGCGTTGATGGGCGCAGAGATCTTATTTTATCCCACCGCCATCGGCTGGGCCACTTCTCAGGACGAAGAAACAAACACGGAGCAATACAATGCCTGGCAAACCATTCAGCGCAGTCACGCCGTGGCGAATGGTGTGCACGTGGTGAGCGTGAACCGTGTTGGGTTCGAGCAGGATGGGGCGATGAAGTTCTGGGGAGGATCGTTTTTTTCGAACCCGTTTGGAAGCATTTTGTATCAGGCTTCCGCCGATCAGGAAGAGGTGAAGGTGTTGTCGCTTGACCTGAGTAAAACCGATCGGTATAGAACGCATTGGCCGTTTTTGCGCGACCGTCGTATCGATTCGTATCAGCCGATTACGAAGCGGTATATTGATGAAGACTGA
- a CDS encoding glutamate synthase subunit beta, producing MGQIDGFMKFDREMPKSRDPKERIKDYREVYNPLDKEKVKQQASRCMDCGVPFCHNGCPLGNNIPDFNDAVYQGKWEDAIKILSSTNNFPEFTGRICPAPCEASCVLSINNKPVTIEYIEKTIAEQAFEKGYIKANPPKHRTGKRIAIVGSGPAGLAAAAQLNKAGHWVTVFERSDRVGGLLRYGIPDFKLEKTVIERRVRIMEQEGIIFRTNAHVGVNISAKHLKDEFDAIVMCGGASAPRDLPIPGRKLNGVHYAMDFLPQQNKRVAGDRIFSGEILATDKNVLVIGGGDTGSDCVGTSNRQNAKSVTQIELLAKPPVDRADNNPWPLWPMILNTSSSHEEGVARQWAILTKEFLGDNTGRLTGLKIVDIKWGVNPQGKMGFEEIAGTERIIPCELALLAIGFVGAEKGGMVEELKLEIDERGNIRTENYMTSQEGIFAAGDIRRGQSLVVWAISEGRETARAVDTWLMGESNLEAKDESFVHLSHEA from the coding sequence ATGGGACAGATAGATGGATTTATGAAGTTCGATCGCGAGATGCCCAAGTCGCGCGATCCCAAAGAACGGATCAAGGATTACAGGGAAGTATACAATCCCCTCGATAAAGAAAAAGTGAAGCAGCAAGCCTCGCGTTGCATGGACTGCGGCGTGCCCTTCTGCCACAACGGCTGCCCGCTGGGCAACAACATCCCCGACTTCAACGATGCCGTGTATCAAGGCAAGTGGGAAGATGCGATCAAGATCCTGAGCAGCACCAACAACTTCCCGGAGTTTACGGGCCGCATTTGCCCGGCACCCTGTGAAGCCAGCTGCGTGCTCAGCATCAACAACAAGCCGGTCACCATCGAATACATCGAGAAGACCATCGCCGAGCAGGCGTTCGAGAAGGGCTATATCAAAGCAAATCCTCCCAAGCACAGAACCGGCAAGCGCATCGCGATCGTTGGCTCTGGCCCTGCGGGATTGGCTGCCGCCGCGCAGTTGAACAAGGCTGGCCATTGGGTGACTGTGTTCGAGCGCAGCGACCGGGTCGGTGGCTTGCTCCGCTATGGCATTCCTGATTTCAAGCTGGAAAAGACCGTGATCGAACGTCGTGTCCGTATCATGGAACAGGAGGGCATCATCTTCCGCACCAACGCGCACGTGGGCGTGAACATCAGCGCAAAACATTTGAAAGATGAGTTCGACGCCATCGTCATGTGCGGTGGTGCCTCTGCCCCGCGCGATCTGCCCATCCCAGGCCGTAAACTCAACGGCGTGCACTATGCCATGGACTTCCTGCCCCAGCAAAACAAGCGCGTGGCCGGCGACCGGATCTTCTCCGGAGAGATCCTGGCAACCGACAAAAATGTTCTGGTCATCGGCGGTGGCGACACCGGCTCCGACTGCGTGGGAACGTCCAACCGTCAGAATGCAAAATCGGTAACTCAGATCGAGTTGTTGGCAAAGCCTCCTGTAGACCGCGCCGATAACAACCCCTGGCCGCTGTGGCCCATGATCCTGAACACGTCCTCTTCGCACGAAGAAGGTGTAGCGCGTCAGTGGGCGATCCTCACAAAAGAATTCCTCGGCGACAACACAGGCCGTCTCACCGGTCTGAAGATCGTGGACATTAAGTGGGGCGTGAATCCTCAAGGCAAAATGGGCTTTGAAGAGATTGCCGGCACCGAGCGCATCATCCCCTGCGAACTGGCCCTGTTGGCCATCGGTTTTGTGGGCGCCGAAAAAGGCGGCATGGTGGAAGAACTCAAGCTGGAGATCGACGAACGCGGCAATATCCGCACCGAGAATTATATGACGTCGCAGGAAGGCATTTTCGCCGCCGGCGATATCCGCAGAGGCCAATCGCTGGTCGTTTGGGCCATCTCCGAAGGCCGTGAAACCGCCCGCGCGGTAGACACCTGGCTGATGGGCGAATCGAACCTGGAAGCCAAGGACGAATCGTTCGTGCACCTCAGCCACGAAGCCTGA